The nucleotide sequence CTCTTTACCGCCGAACTCAATATAACGTCCGGCTGCTTTGCACACCTGACGAGTTGCGCCTGCACCATAATGCACTCCACTGTCGAGTTTGCCGCTTCTTGTAGAATATCGTTTTGCGCCGCCCTGTGAAGCAACATATTCCCATTCAATGGGTGTCAAGAGTCTCTTCCCTTGTGCCTCACAGAATTGTTTTGCTTGGTAACCGTCAACATCTACTTGTGGCTGATTAGGTTTATCAAAATCTTTTGGCGAAACTAAACTTGGAAGCGCGCTAACCGCTCTTAAAAAATAACCGGCAATTCCTTTTGTCAAATCGGGCCCCCTTGCCGCAATTTTTGCCCATAGTGCTTTAGGGTCTTTCCCTGACTCAACGACTTCAACTGTACTCCCACTTGGACTAACCGACATCAGCTGATATTGACCTGCTGTTTGAGCGGCAACCCTTGAGGTGTCAGCATTTGTAAATTCATGTTGATCTACGCACAAATCAGGAATCGTCTGACCTTTATATCGACCGCCTTTTACGAAGACCATTCCTTCTTGGCAGTTGCCCATATTAAACTCCTTGTTTTATTTTTGACACGTGAGGCCAATTTTGCTCTCGTGTTGTCGGCTGACATCGGGGAAAATTGCTAACTTTTTGCAGATTTTATTTACTTTATATATCCGCCACTTATCACGCATTTTCTCTGAGTCAACGTTTATTCGCTTTTTCAAGTCCGCCCAATGCCCCAGTTTTCACCTCCTGCATATATCCCTGCAAAGGAGGTGTGTCATACCATTGGCAACACCTGCAAACCCCAGAAAGGAGTTCCCGTGGACTGTTGAATTCGAAGGTCTGGAACCTGCGCTTGTCCAGCGCGTCAAAATTCCGGTCGTGTCGGTAGAGGTAGCCGAACACGGTTCTTCGAATATCCTCATCAAGACCGGAAGCATGGTCAAGGTCTCAGATATCGAGCTAAACAAAATCATGTTCATGGATAAAAACAAGAACTGGGCCTACGATTGGCTTCGCAAGGTCAGCGATCCCGAGACCGCCAGACTCCCTATCAATATCGATCAGCTGAAATCGAAGTGGATCGTAGATATCCGGCGGGCGGCGAAGGATACGGAATGTGCCTTGGATGCGATGATGGAGATCAAGTGTCCGCATTGCAAAACGATGAATACTAATCCTGTTGTTTGGATTCGATACATTTTATGCTCTATTGCCTGAGCGCCAACTTCCAAAAACAGTTGATAAATCAATAATATACCTTGGCTATCGTCAATTTAGG is from Myxococcales bacterium and encodes:
- a CDS encoding SUMF1/EgtB/PvdO family nonheme iron enzyme, yielding MGNCQEGMVFVKGGRYKGQTIPDLCVDQHEFTNADTSRVAAQTAGQYQLMSVSPSGSTVEVVESGKDPKALWAKIAARGPDLTKGIAGYFLRAVSALPSLVSPKDFDKPNQPQVDVDGYQAKQFCEAQGKRLLTPIEWEYVASQGGAKRYSTRSGKLDSGVHYGAGATRQVCKAAGRYIEFGGKEICDMNGNVWEWTLDPSGDYYTSGGSFGISILWLLQADYRSRVNPGRSNFNIGFRCGSSAQDSK